The genomic region atggtgataatggtgatgatggtgataatggtgatgatggtgatggtgatggtggtggtgatgatgataatggtggtggtggtgatggtggtgatgataatggtgatggtgatgatgataatggtggtggtggtgatggtggtggtggtgatgatgatgatgataatggtggtggtgctgatggtggtggtgatgatgatgatgatggtggtgatggtggtgatgataatggtgatgatgatgataatggtggtggtgatgatggtgatgatgatgatgatgatgatgataatggtggtgatggtggtgatgataatggtggtggtgatggtgatgataatggtgatggtgatgatggtggtggtggtggtggtgatggtggtggtggtggtgatgattgtggtgatgatgataatggtgatggtgatgatgatgatgatgataatggtggtggtggtggtgatgataatggtggtggtgatggtgatgatggtggtggtgatgattgtggtgatgataatggtgatgatgatgatgataatggtggtggtggtgatgatgatggtggtgatgatggtggtggtggtgatgatgatggtggtggtgatggtggtggtggtgatgatggtggtggtgatgatgatggtggtggtggtgatgatgatggtggtggtgatggtggtggtgatgatgattgtggtgatgataatggtgatggtgatgatgatgatgataatggtggtggtggtgataatggtggtggtgatggtgatgataatggtgatggtgatggtggtggtggtgatgattgtggtgatgataatggtgatgatgatgataatggtggtggtgatgatgatggtggtggtgatgatgatgatggtggtggtgatgatgatggtggtggtgatgataatggtgatgatgatgataatggtggtggtgatgatgatggtggtggtgatgatgatggtggtggtgatggtgatggtggtgatggtgatgatgatggtggtggtgatgatgatggtgataatggtgatggtgataatggtgatggtgataatggtgatgatggtgatgatgataatggtgatggtgataatggtgatggtgataatggtgatgatggtgatgatgatgataatggtgatggtgataatggtgatgatggtgatggtgatgatgataatggtgatggtgatggtgataatggtgatgatgatgatgatgatgatggtggtggtggtgatggtgatgatgatgatggtgatgatgatgatggtggtggtgatggtgatgatgatggtggtgttgatgatggtgatgatgatggtgatggtgatgatggtggtgatgataatggtgatgatgatgataatggtgatgatgatggtgatgatgatgataatggtgatgatgatgataatggtgataatggtgatgatgatggtgatgatgataatggtgatggtgatgatggtggtgatgataatggtggtgataatgatggtgatgatgatgataatggtgatgatggtggtgatgataatggtggtgatgatggtgatgatgatgatgatggtgatgatgatgataatggtgatgatgataatggtgatgataatggtgatggtgataatggtgatgatgatgatggtgatggtgatgatggtggtggtggtgataatggtgatgatgatgataatggtgatgatgatgataatggtgatgatgatgataatggtggtggtggtgataatggtgatgatgataatggtgatgatgatggtggtgatgatgatggtggtgatgatgataatggtggtggtggtggtgatgatgataatggtggtggtggtgatgatggtggtgatgataatggtgatggtgatgatgatggtgatggtgatgatgatgatgataatggtggtggtggtgatggtggtggtggtgattgtggtgatgatgataatggtggtggtggtgatggtggtggtgatgatgatgatggtggtgatgatgataatggtgatgatgataatggtgatgatgatgataatggtgatgttgatgataatggtggtgatgataatggtgatgatgatgataatggtggtgatggtggtagtggtggtgatgataatggtggtggtgatggtgatggtggtgattgtggtgatgatgataatggtgatggtgatgatgatgatgataatggtggtggtggtggtgatgatggtggtggtggtgatggtggtggtggtggtgatggtggtggtggtgattgtggtgatgataatggtgatggtgatgatgatgatgataatggtggtggtggtggtgatgataatggtgatggtgatgatgatgatgataatggtggtggtgatgatgatgatgataatggtggtggtggtggtgatgataatggtgatggtgatgatgatgatgataatggtggtggtggtggtgatgataatggtgatggtgatgatgatgataatggtggtggtgatgatgatgatgataatggtggtggtggtggtgatgataatggtggtggtggtgatgatgataatggtggtggtggtgatgatggtggtggtgatgatgatggtggtggtggtgatgataatggtggtggtggtggtggtgatggtggtggtgatgatgatgataatggtggtggtggtgatgataatggtggtgataatggtggtggtggtgatgattgtggtgataatggtggtggtgatggtgatggtgatgatggtggtggtggtgatggtggtggtggtggtgatggtggtggtggtgattgtggtgatggtggtggtggtgattgtggtgatgatgataatggtgatggtgatgatgatgatgataatggtggtggtggtggtgatgataatggtggtggtggtgatgatgatggtggtggtgatgatgatggtggtggtggtgatgatgatgataatggtggtggtggtggtgatgataatggtggtgataatggtgatgatggtggtggtggtggtggtggtgatgattgtggtgatggtgatgatgatggtgatgatgataatggtggtggtgatgatggtgatggtgatgattgtggtgatgaggaagatgatgatgatgatgttgatgatgataaaaataaagagtGAGGATGCTGCTGATGATGCTGCTCAAGGTCCAGAGGCCGATGACCAGTCGAATCCAGAAGACTTgtttggtgtgtatgtgaggctGCATGCGGTACGAAACCAGCGCGTGTGTCAGGATGTAGAGCGCGCCCACGCCAAACGTCAGCACTGCACCCACCAGGTGCATCGAGAACACTGTggtcttctacacacacacacagagaacaggGTTCAGTCATGGGCTATTTATGTTACTGtgatctgttgtgtgtgtgtgtgtgtgtgtgtttgtacctggAAGTTTGCCACGACACACATGCCAAAGGAACTGATGCAACCTAGCACAAAGCCCACAGAGTTGAGCTTCAGGAGATGCTTTTCTCCCTGATCAGTAAGAGCCTCCACTTGCTTATAACGTACATACATGGTGGctatgcctacacacacacacacacgcacgcacacacacgcacatacacacacacacgcacacacacggtgAAGAATCAAACAGagctaaaaaaaatcattaagaaTTTATTCAGAAagttgtttttagtttttaccGAGAAACGCCGAGACGCTGAGcatgatcccaaacacacacctctcaggaGGAACTGTTCCTGTGTCActgcgtcacacacacacacacacgtcaggaCGTGCAGGTATAGGGGGGAGTGTacagggggcagtgtgtagtgtacagggggtagtgtgtagggggcagtgtgtagtgtacagggggcagtgtgtagggggcagtgtgtagtgtacagggggtagtgtgtagggggcagtgtgtagaGTACAGGgggtagtgtgtagggggcagtgtgtagtgtacagggggcagtgtgtagggGGCGGTGTGAAGTGTACAGTGGGTAGGGGGtggggggcagtgtgtagtgtacagggggcagtgtgtagggggcagtgtgtagtgtacagggggcagtgtgtagggggcagtgtgtagtgtacagggggcagtgtgtagggggcagtgtgtagtgtacagggggcagtgtgtagggggcagtgtgtagtgtacagggggcagtgtgtagtgtacagggggtagtgtgtagggggcagtgtgtagtgtacagggggtagtgtgtagggggcagtgtgtagtgtacagggggcagtgtgtagtgtacagggggcagggtgtagtgtaccgggagcagtgtgtagggggcagtgtgtagtgtacagggggcagggtgtagtgtagagggggcagtgtgtagggggcagtgtgtagtgtacagggggtagtgtgtagggggcagtgtgtagtgtacagggggtagtgtgtagggggcagtgtgtagtgtacagggggtagtgtgtagggggcagtgtgtagtgtacagggggtagtgtgtagggggcagtgtgtagtgtacagggggcagtgtgtagggggcagtgtgtagggggcagtgtgtagtgtacagggggcagtgtgtagtgtacagggggcagtgtgtagggggcagtgtgtagtgtacagggggCAGTGTGgagggggcagtgtgtagtgtacagggggcagtgtgtaggggggcagtgtgtagtgtacagggggCTGTGGGTAGGGGgcggtgtgtagtgtacagggggcagtgtgtagtgtacagggggtagtgtgtagggggcagtgtgtagtgtacagggggtagtgtgtagggggcagtgtgtagtgtacagggggtagtgtgtagggggcagtgtgtagtgtacagggggtagtgtgtagggggcagtgtgtagtgtccTCTGCTTGCTCCCTCACCTGATGTAGGGGACGAAGGGGTCGACGTGTCTCAGCTCCACCGCTGTGATGTAAGCAAATACAAATGTAGCTGCTGTCCAAGTGACCAGTAACACGGGCAGAATACACAACCCCTCCTGAAACCACCACATCTCCAccaaccttcacacacacacacacacacacacacacacacacacagttttaaaagCTGAGTCTCAGACTGCCACGCCTCCACACTAACGACTTCATTTAAACCTCACAAACTTCACCTTCAATCCGTGTGAGACACCGGTCCTGTGTGTGTcctcctctgtctgtgtgtgtgtgtgtgtgtgagtgcgagtgtgAGTGCGAGCTCCAGCTcctgagagagaaaacacacacacagtttagtgGAAGTTTCTGGGGCTGTGTATGATCACACTCTCACTTCCTCTGTCTTCATAGGAGTGAGTTATTTAACCCAGCTCTAATCACTTTAAAACACACCACAGTCTCCATCACTTCTTTATAATTACTGTATAAAAGAAATCTTCATGTTCTGTAATCATCATAGATGTTTACACACAGGACGAGTTTTACAGCACAACTTTACCTGCTTTAAATAACTCCTGTCACCTCATGGCTCTACTTCTGGTCAGTCCGGTCGGTCTGTTATCTGTCCGTGTGGTTTATCACTGTTAAtaatctctccctctctccctccctccctctctctctcactcactcactcacactcactcacacacacacacacacaccgatcggTTTAATTCCAGACTTAATGTTTACTTTCAACACCTTCTCAGTCCACTTCCTCCTCAGGGTCACGAGCCACGCTGACGTCATCTCACATATCCGGATGGAGAAAGCTGCTCGGTTGCTAGTGAAAATGCTAGCATGATTTCTTCTgttgtatttttaatgaatatctGTGTGCTATTGTGCATACTACATACTGTCTATATTTTGTGTGATGGTATtagctgtgtttattttgtgtgatGGTATTAGCTGTGTTTAAAGTTTTAAATACACGATGCTAAAGTGTGCGGTTTTAAAACACTGCTACAGTTCTGATAAGTCGCCAGGAGATGGCGCTGTTTAGTCATGAAGCTTAAACTGCACTCAAGGCGCAGATGGGAAGATTAGTAGTTTTTAACATCAGCCTGAAGGAATAGTGTCAAATATCTTATACATTAatgattaaaacaataatattaacttaatattaaagataGTTAGAATTAAATTGTCCAAATGGAGTTGAAATTGACGCGATTCTTTTTAACCGAATCATTTGTGCTGCCAGTTCACACCTGAAAAATTCAGAATCAAAAGATTCGAACAGAACGACTCTCTGAGTGAGCCTTACGTCATCAGCGCGCACGTGGCCACGATACAGCCGCTAAATGCGATATAAAATAGCCTAATTGCGATAATGTTTGCATAATTATATCATTGAACCAAAGTAAATGTCAGATAAATGCATTAAAGAAAACATAATCAATAAGAAAAAATTGTTATTAAACGTACCTTTTGAATGGTGCGAATGCTGACCGCTTAAAAGCAGTAAGATGCTAATCGGCTAATGTAGCATCTGAGGTAACAAAAAAGCAGTTAATTTATCAGTTAGAATTGTTTTCATGTAGTTTCATATTTTggaaattttgttttgtttaaatgtttttttttagctttagcTTTCTAACTGCAGCTAGCCATCGTTAACCTTGGTGCTagcatgctaatgctaacaatattcttattattaattatgcatCTAAGCAGTTATTTtaaatgatcacacacacacactctctctctctctctctctctcctaaaaTCCTCTACCTGCTCAGACAGCCTCTTCCTGAAGGAAACCTAACAGTTAAAGTTTTCATCAGTAAGTACACAAGAGAGAACTTCTCTGAAGCCCTCAGCATCTTCAGCATCATCAACATCTTCAGCATTTTCAGCATCTTCAGTATCTTCAGCATCTTCAGCCCTCTCTGAATGttatcataacacacacacagaaactccaAGAGATTTCCTCTCAAAATGACATGAAACTGTTGGAAATGATCTCAGAAGGTTCCTGTCTGTGTTCATTCAGAGATTTGTTAGATTCTCTTTGTGTTCTTCCTCCAGTTAGTGGTCATTAGTGGCTCAGAGGAAGTGCGAcatggcagctccatgtccaacattctcctaccaatatactcactctccctcctctggacatgtccaaaccatcttaatctgtcctccctaactttgtcccccaaacatccaacatgagctgtccctctgatgtactcgttcctaatcctgtccaaccgtgtccctcccaaagagaacctcaacatcttcagctctgctacctccagctctgactcctgtctcttcctcagtgacactgtctctaaaccatacagcatggcctaGGGTTAACCCTAGCCCTAACcctagccctaaccctaaccctaacccatccctatacttctccatcaacattctcagagcaaaaattccatctgttgtgctctttctgggcatgaagccatactgctgctcacaaatgtccactaccttccttaacctagcttccactactctttcccatagcttcattgtatggttcatcaactttatccccctatagttgctgcatcTCTGCACATCATCCTTATTaagatcagcactaatacactacttctcaagtcaaagtcaaagtcaaagaagctttattgtcatttcaaccatatatagctgatgcagtacacagtgaagtgaaacaacgttcctcctggaccagagatgctacacagaacaaagacaaacatagacatacaacatatagacagacttttgtgcagatagcagtgtatacagtgagtgcaaatatgaaattgacacatgtaaacaggattaatataaaaaaatgtaaagtgaaatgtaaagtgacgtgcgtgcaaacaggacaatttagtgtgtgtgtgtgtgtgtgtgtgtgtccagcacagtttagttcttcttggaacacagttctcagcttttgtgcatgtgtgttatgtatgtgtgtgtgtgtccgtgtccagcacagttcagttctcctgttgagatcagatcttggatgtgtgtgtgtgtgtgtgaccagttcagctcagttctctgttgagatacctgattgcctgagggaagaaactgtttaacagtccgGTTGtgtgggtccgaatgcttcagtacctctttccggatggcagaagggtgaagcgtgtgtgtgaggggtgtgtggggtgtgtggggtgtgtaagagtgtgtgtgaggggtgtgtggggtgtgtaagagtgtgtgtgaggggtgtgtggggtgtgtaagagtgtgtgtgaggggtgtgtggggtgtgtaagagtgtgtgtgagggatgtgtggggcgtgtaagagtgtgtgtgaggggtgtgtggggtgtgtaagagtgtgtgtgtggggtgtgtggggtgtgtaagagtgtgtgtgaggggtgtgtggggtgtgtaagagtgtgtgtgtggggtgtgtaagagtgtgtgtgaggggtgtgtggggtgtgtaagagtgtgtgtgtggggtgtgtaagagtgtgtgtgagggatgtgtggggtgtgtaagagtgtgtgtgtggggtgtgtaagagtgtgtgtgagggatgtgtggggtgtgtaagagtgtgtgaggggtgtgtggggtgtgtaagagtgtgtgtgtggggtgtgtaagagtgtgtgtgagggatgtgtggggtgtgtaagagtgtgtgtgaggggtgtgtggggtgtgtaagagtgtgtgtgaggggtgtgtaagagtgtgtgtgaggggtgtgtgggatcatccacaatgctgttagctttgcggatgcagcgtgtggagtaaatgtccgtaatagagggaagagagactctgatgatcttctcagctgtcctcattatctgctgaagggtcttgcgatccgagagggtgcagttcccaaaccatgcctcgcaggaagtagagatgctgctgggcctttctggtgatggagctggtgttgagtgaccaggtgaggtcctccgccaggtgaacaccaaggaatttggtgctcttgacgatctccacgatggacccatcgatgttcagtggagaatggtcactctttgttctcctgaagtcaacaaccatctctttagttttgtcaactttcagagacaggttattaaCTTTACACCATGATGTTAGCTGCTGCACCTTCCTccctgtatgctgactcatcgttcttgctgatgagacccaccacggtcgtgtcatcggagaacttgatgatatgattagagctgtgcattgctgcacagtcatgagtcagcagagtgaacagccctgaggagctccagtgctcagtgtggtggtgctggagatgctgttcccgatccggactgctgaggtcttccagtcaggaaatccaggatccagttgcagagggaggtgttgatgcccagcagattcagcttctcgatcaggtgctgaggaataatcgtattgaatgctgaactgaagtcaatgaacagcattcgtaggtaagtgtccttattgtccaggtgtgtgagggccagatagagggttgtgctgatggcatcgtctgtggagcgatttggacgatacgtaaactgcatggggtcgagtgaaggtggcagcaggttcttaatgtgtctcatgacaagcctctcaaagcacttcatgatgatgggtgtgagtgcaacgggacagTAGTCGttaagacaggacactggagacttcttcggcacagggatgatggtggttgactttaggcacgttgggacgacggtgctgctcagggagatgttgaagatgtccgtGAAGACATctactagctgttctgcacattccccagcactctgccaggaatgttgtctggtccagcagctttccgtgggttaactttgcgtagagttttcctcacatcagccgtggtgagacagagcatcTTGTCCTCTGaagaagggatggtcttccttgcTGTCACGTCATTTCGTGCCTCgaaccgagcgtagaagctgttcagcacatctggaagggatGCATCACtatcacaggcaggtggagctggcatgtagttggtgatggactggatgccttgccacatgcacCGAGTGTCACcactgctctggaagtggctgtggattctctgggagtgtgcacaCTTTGCCTCTCTAATGGCTCGAGACAGTTCAGCCCGTGCTGTTTTTACGGGGTCCTTGTCTCCAgttctgaaggcagagtctctggatcttagcagcacacacacctttgcggtcatccacggcttctggttggagcgtgtggtgatggacttggagacagtcacgtcatcgatgcacttcccgatgtagcctgtcactgatgccgtgtactcctccaagtcaatagagtcgccgttggttgcagcctccctaaatatgtcccagtcagtgca from Hemibagrus wyckioides isolate EC202008001 linkage group LG21, SWU_Hwy_1.0, whole genome shotgun sequence harbors:
- the dram2b gene encoding DNA damage-regulated autophagy modulator protein 2b — translated: MWWFQEGLCILPVLLVTWTAATFVFAYITAVELRHVDPFVPYISDTGTVPPERCVFGIMLSVSAFLGIATMYVRYKQVEALTDQGEKHLLKLNSVGFVLGCISSFGMCVVANFQKTTVFSMHLVGAVLTFGVGALYILTHALVSYRMQPHIHTKQVFWIRLVIGLWTLSSIISMFVSSVILYSSLPGVEVNKKLHWNPGEPGYMAHMVSTVSEWSLAFSFISFFLTYIRDFQKINLRAEVDLQSSNLHDSTHFGSTWVPGETSPLLAGSI